A stretch of the Rhodothermales bacterium genome encodes the following:
- a CDS encoding methylmalonyl-CoA mutase family protein yields the protein MIEFDAEIQLPAVLSKAEGQGYARRDQPWSIVIRWDGADGVGTIGSDVLPLPDRSSFSVDATLLRSNGFGPVNELALASWGLRRATASSPHRVLFSVSTSFLLETAKLRAFRVLQSDAELWAIGDVKDLSVEDVASNGIRTTLQTVAAVWGTADHVCILPNNAPLNGFSDPESARLAANIGRMLREESYANQIPDPTAGSLLLDTAVGRLVDAVEKRVQDFDATGASSLQALLILPSVERLRARDQAWWASRTNRPQS from the coding sequence ATGATCGAATTCGATGCTGAAATCCAGCTTCCTGCCGTGCTCTCCAAGGCGGAGGGCCAAGGATACGCACGACGGGATCAACCGTGGTCCATCGTCATCCGTTGGGACGGAGCCGACGGAGTGGGCACCATCGGATCGGACGTCCTTCCGCTGCCGGACCGTTCGTCCTTCAGTGTGGACGCAACACTCCTGCGATCGAACGGGTTCGGTCCTGTGAACGAATTGGCGCTGGCTTCCTGGGGGCTTCGACGGGCAACGGCGTCTTCACCACACCGCGTGCTCTTTTCGGTATCCACGTCGTTTCTGCTGGAAACGGCAAAGTTGCGTGCCTTTCGTGTCCTGCAATCCGACGCTGAGCTGTGGGCCATCGGTGACGTGAAGGACCTTTCCGTCGAAGACGTCGCTTCGAACGGCATCCGAACGACACTGCAAACCGTGGCCGCAGTCTGGGGTACGGCCGATCACGTATGCATCCTGCCGAACAACGCCCCGTTAAACGGCTTTTCGGACCCCGAATCCGCACGACTCGCCGCGAATATAGGCCGGATGCTTCGCGAAGAATCCTACGCAAACCAGATTCCCGACCCCACGGCCGGGTCCCTCCTGCTGGACACGGCCGTGGGCAGGCTGGTCGATGCCGTGGAGAAGCGGGTGCAGGACTTCGACGCTACCGGTGCGTCCAGCCTGCAGGCGCTGCTGATCCTCCCTTCAGTGGAACGACTCAGGGCACGTGACCAAGCCTGGTGGGCTTCCCGCACAAACCGTCCGCAATCCTGA
- a CDS encoding TrmH family RNA methyltransferase: MKKLAHHAIPRPAADELRHLERRPVSVLLHDVRSAHNVGSVFRTADAFRIGEVLLSGYTPDPDDKKVHKTALGAEATVPWRRVADVHQELTRCMETGVTVAALELTDVSVDIRDLPVLTRPILLLAGNEVDGIPQALLDLCDLAIEIPQYGAKQSLNVSVAVAVALFELTRTFRS, encoded by the coding sequence ATGAAAAAGCTTGCACACCATGCGATACCCCGGCCTGCGGCGGACGAATTGCGACACCTGGAACGACGTCCGGTCTCCGTACTCTTGCACGACGTACGATCCGCCCACAATGTTGGTTCTGTCTTCCGGACGGCAGATGCGTTCAGGATCGGTGAAGTGCTTCTGTCCGGCTACACGCCGGATCCCGATGACAAGAAAGTGCACAAGACGGCCCTGGGCGCCGAGGCCACGGTGCCCTGGAGACGCGTTGCCGATGTGCACCAGGAACTCACCCGATGCATGGAAACCGGTGTCACGGTTGCCGCACTCGAGCTCACGGACGTCTCCGTGGACATCCGGGATCTCCCCGTCCTGACGCGACCCATCCTTCTGCTGGCCGGCAACGAAGTGGACGGTATTCCCCAGGCCCTGCTGGATTTGTGTGACCTGGCCATCGAAATTCCACAGTACGGTGCAAAACAGTCTTTGAACGTAAGCGTAGCCGTTGCCGTGGCGCTCTTCGAACTTACCCGCACATTCCGGTCATGA
- the cmk gene encoding (d)CMP kinase translates to MIIAIDGPSGSGKSSTARAVSERLGALFMDTGAMYRAAALHLVGKGVSEDDDVRAADLADMELDLSVVDGKPVIRLNGRDVSSRIRDADVTRLSSVFSSRPEVRNAMVAQQRVVAARHVQSGGTVVMEGRDIGTVVFPDADLKFYMDADARIRAQRRAAELRGRGERVSEDALLEEMLVRDRRDSERAHSPLRRADDALVLDTSNLSFEDQVEFILEQVRGNEAV, encoded by the coding sequence ATGATCATTGCCATTGACGGCCCGTCCGGCAGCGGGAAGAGTTCCACGGCACGGGCGGTTTCCGAGCGATTGGGTGCCTTGTTCATGGATACCGGTGCAATGTACCGGGCAGCGGCGCTTCACCTGGTGGGTAAAGGGGTCTCTGAAGATGACGATGTGCGCGCGGCCGACCTGGCCGACATGGAGCTCGATCTGTCGGTCGTAGACGGTAAGCCGGTCATCCGGTTGAACGGGAGGGACGTGTCGTCCCGGATCCGGGATGCCGATGTGACCCGGTTGTCGTCGGTTTTCTCGTCCCGGCCGGAAGTCCGGAACGCCATGGTCGCCCAACAGCGGGTCGTGGCGGCCAGACATGTGCAATCCGGTGGCACCGTGGTCATGGAGGGTCGGGATATCGGGACCGTCGTATTTCCGGATGCGGACCTGAAGTTCTACATGGACGCGGATGCGCGGATCAGGGCACAGCGCCGGGCCGCGGAACTCCGCGGCAGGGGTGAACGGGTTTCGGAAGATGCGCTCCTGGAAGAAATGCTCGTCCGGGATCGCCGCGATTCGGAGCGTGCCCACTCTCCGCTCCGGCGCGCAGACGATGCGTTGGTGCTGGATACGTCCAACCTGTCGTTTGAAGATCAGGTGGAATTCATTCTGGAGCAGGTTCGAGGGAACGAAG